From Opitutaceae bacterium, the proteins below share one genomic window:
- the dapB gene encoding 4-hydroxy-tetrahydrodipicolinate reductase: MNIAINGSNGRMGRAIAAAAEAEGINVTGLCDLGGDLKLEAKEADVIVDFSFHESTASVIETAVELKKALVIGTTGHTDVRRAELKQTASAIPTVWAGNYSIGVNLLFHLTQVAASVLDEGYDAEVLEMHHRMKKDAPSGTAVRLCEIILEERGLGPEALRHGRSGVPGERSSKEVGVHALRGGDVVGDHTVYFAGLGERIELTHRATDRQVFATGALRAARWALRQAPGVYDMQDVLGFRK, encoded by the coding sequence ATGAATATCGCGATCAACGGATCCAACGGCCGCATGGGCCGCGCCATCGCTGCCGCCGCCGAGGCCGAGGGCATCAACGTCACCGGTCTCTGCGACCTGGGCGGTGACCTGAAACTGGAGGCAAAGGAGGCCGATGTCATCGTCGATTTCAGTTTTCACGAATCGACTGCCTCGGTCATCGAAACGGCGGTCGAGCTAAAAAAAGCTCTCGTCATTGGAACGACGGGCCACACCGATGTCAGGCGGGCCGAGTTGAAACAGACCGCATCCGCCATCCCGACGGTCTGGGCCGGCAATTACTCGATTGGAGTCAATCTGCTTTTCCATCTGACCCAGGTGGCCGCCTCAGTCCTCGATGAAGGCTACGACGCGGAGGTTCTGGAGATGCACCATCGGATGAAGAAGGACGCCCCCAGCGGCACCGCCGTCCGCCTTTGTGAAATAATCCTCGAGGAGCGTGGATTGGGGCCGGAAGCGCTTCGACACGGCCGCAGCGGTGTGCCTGGTGAACGTTCCTCGAAGGAGGTCGGAGTCCATGCCCTGCGGGGTGGCGATGTGGTGGGCGATCATACGGTCTATTTTGCCGGTCTGGGCGAACGGATCGAATTGACCCATCGTGCCACCGACCGACAGGTGTTTGCCACCGGTGCCCTGCGGGCCGCACGCTGGGCCCTCAGGCAGGCGCCCGGAGTCTACGACATGCAGGACGTTCTCGGGTTTCGGAAATGA
- a CDS encoding sigma-70 family RNA polymerase sigma factor, with translation MTMKAQEVAIDRLLVDRFKAGDQSAFNEMVSRYWDRIYAMVNQLLRNTQDAEEVTQDAFIRAHRGLENFRGDSAFSTWLYQIATNLARNRYWYWWRRKRDRSISFDQPLTADSDTTLAEVFPSDVETPQDATVSQEFVDRVAECMGMLAEKHREILTLRNIQNHSYEEIASILEISVGTVKSRIARARESLREKMGDELL, from the coding sequence ATGACGATGAAAGCACAGGAAGTGGCGATTGACCGGCTTCTGGTGGACCGTTTCAAAGCGGGAGACCAGAGTGCGTTCAATGAAATGGTTTCGCGCTACTGGGATCGCATCTATGCGATGGTCAACCAGTTGCTGAGGAATACCCAGGACGCTGAGGAAGTCACCCAGGACGCCTTCATCCGAGCCCATCGCGGTCTCGAGAATTTCAGGGGGGATTCCGCCTTTTCAACCTGGCTCTACCAGATTGCCACCAATCTGGCCCGAAACCGCTATTGGTATTGGTGGCGGCGGAAACGGGATCGTTCCATTTCCTTCGACCAACCCCTGACCGCCGACAGCGACACCACGCTGGCGGAGGTTTTTCCATCCGATGTCGAAACCCCGCAGGATGCCACGGTCTCACAGGAATTCGTCGACCGGGTCGCGGAATGCATGGGGATGCTCGCCGAGAAGCACCGCGAGATTCTTACCCTTCGCAATATCCAGAATCATTCCTATGAGGAGATTGCTTCCATTCTGGAGATCAGCGTGGGCACCGTGAAGAGCCGGATTGCCCGGGCCCGCGAAAGCCTGCGCGAGAAGATGGGGGACGAGTTGCTATGA
- a CDS encoding sigma-70 family RNA polymerase sigma factor produces MSGDITQILREIESGDPAAPNRLITMVYDELRRLASSKMARESSDQTLQATALVHDAWIRLGGDHQPNWQNRRHFFGAAAEAMRRILVDRARRRRAIRHGGGLVRADEHEYELAGPVASDELLAVDEALASLARVDPGKAELVKLRYFVGMTLVEAAAALEISEPTAKRWWRFARAWLLENLQTNEPGPNGNSG; encoded by the coding sequence GTGAGTGGCGACATAACCCAGATCCTCAGGGAAATCGAGAGCGGCGACCCGGCCGCCCCCAATCGCCTGATCACCATGGTTTATGACGAGCTCCGCCGGCTTGCTTCCTCGAAGATGGCGAGGGAATCCTCGGATCAGACCCTGCAGGCCACCGCACTGGTCCACGATGCCTGGATCCGCCTGGGAGGCGACCATCAACCCAATTGGCAGAACCGCCGCCACTTCTTCGGAGCGGCGGCCGAAGCCATGCGCCGGATTCTTGTCGACCGGGCCCGGCGCAGGCGCGCCATCCGGCACGGAGGCGGATTGGTTCGGGCCGACGAACATGAGTATGAACTGGCCGGCCCCGTGGCCAGCGACGAACTCCTCGCCGTGGACGAAGCTCTCGCGAGTCTGGCCCGGGTCGATCCAGGAAAGGCGGAATTGGTCAAATTGCGCTATTTTGTCGGAATGACATTGGTCGAGGCTGCGGCCGCCCTCGAGATTTCCGAACCCACGGCCAAACGCTGGTGGCGTTTTGCCCGGGCCTGGCTCCTGGAGAACCTGCAGACGAACGAGCCCGGCCCAAACGGGAACTCGGGTTGA
- a CDS encoding PilT/PilU family type 4a pilus ATPase — protein sequence MNYQIIDDLLRLGVENGASDIMIKSDKPGYLRLNGRLKPVEMEPLEMDVLASFVEENVPEFLREQMELEGQIDFAYALGNIGRFRVNGFKQRGSISIVFRYVKSRIPTFEELNLESETLTKLCNVRDGIILVCGATGAGKSSTLACMLNWINHHADKHVVTMEDPIEFSFTDNKSIFNQREIGVDTPSFDIALKAVLRQNPDIILIGEMRDRITFETALSAAETGHLVMSTLHAGTAHQAIVRLFEFFPPEQQLQARRQLAASLRGVIVQRLLPALEGGGRVPALEILVADSLVSNLILEGDFEKIPSLLDVTSDSGSHSFNRDLLRLVKAGRVARSDAMKASPNPKALEMNLKGIFLNEGRRIIG from the coding sequence ATGAATTACCAGATAATCGACGATCTTCTCAGGCTTGGGGTCGAGAACGGGGCCAGCGATATCATGATCAAGTCGGATAAGCCCGGTTATCTCCGACTCAATGGCCGGCTCAAACCAGTGGAGATGGAACCTCTTGAAATGGATGTTCTTGCGTCGTTTGTCGAAGAGAATGTACCCGAGTTCCTGCGTGAGCAGATGGAACTCGAAGGCCAGATCGACTTCGCCTACGCCCTGGGCAACATCGGGCGTTTCCGGGTCAACGGCTTCAAGCAGAGAGGCTCGATCAGCATCGTCTTCCGTTATGTAAAAAGCCGGATCCCGACTTTCGAAGAGCTCAATCTCGAATCGGAGACCCTGACCAAGCTCTGCAACGTCCGCGACGGCATCATTCTTGTCTGCGGCGCGACCGGTGCCGGCAAGAGCTCCACCCTGGCCTGCATGCTCAATTGGATCAATCACCACGCCGACAAACACGTGGTCACGATGGAGGATCCGATCGAGTTCAGCTTCACTGACAACAAGAGCATTTTCAATCAGCGTGAAATCGGCGTCGACACCCCCAGCTTCGACATCGCGCTCAAGGCTGTTCTGCGTCAGAATCCCGACATCATCCTGATCGGTGAAATGCGCGACCGCATCACCTTCGAAACGGCGCTTTCCGCGGCGGAGACCGGCCATCTGGTCATGTCGACCCTCCATGCCGGCACCGCTCACCAGGCCATCGTCCGGCTCTTCGAGTTTTTCCCGCCGGAACAGCAGCTGCAGGCCCGCCGGCAGCTGGCCGCTTCCCTGCGGGGTGTCATCGTCCAGCGACTACTTCCCGCCCTCGAGGGTGGGGGACGGGTGCCCGCGCTGGAAATCCTCGTGGCCGATTCACTGGTCAGCAACCTCATCCTTGAAGGCGACTTTGAGAAAATCCCCTCCCTGCTCGACGTCACCAGTGATTCCGGGTCCCATTCCTTCAACCGGGATCTCCTCCGGCTGGTCAAGGCCGGGCGGGTCGCCCGTTCGGATGCCATGAAGGCGTCGCCCAATCCCAAGGCTCTGGAGATGAACCTGAAGGGCATTTTCCTCAACGAAGGCCGACGGATCATCGGCTGA
- the fabD gene encoding ACP S-malonyltransferase, with the protein MFSGQGAQKVGMGKSLFDNDSAAKELYRQANSILGWDLAGISFDGPEDSLVETKVCQPALFVHGMALYTVLEKQGRLDDVVMSLGLSLGEITALTAAGVFDFETGLRVVAERGRLMQQACDQTVGTMASVIGESREAVEALCADFDVQVANLNCPGQIVISGEKDKVLAAIEGGRERGFRRIIQLQVAGAYHSRLMEPAREAFGAFLATVTFSEPRFTVLTNTTGESVGSVDAIREALIRQVVSPVLWEDCMNTAARSGVDLFWELGTGAVLSGLARRTNRAWITRSFSEFSDLAS; encoded by the coding sequence ATGTTTTCAGGTCAGGGGGCCCAAAAGGTCGGTATGGGTAAATCGTTGTTCGACAATGACTCAGCCGCCAAGGAGCTCTATCGTCAGGCCAATTCAATTCTCGGATGGGACCTTGCCGGGATCAGCTTTGACGGTCCCGAAGATTCACTGGTCGAAACCAAGGTCTGTCAGCCGGCACTTTTCGTGCACGGCATGGCCCTCTACACCGTCCTGGAAAAGCAGGGCCGGCTGGACGATGTCGTGATGTCACTCGGCCTGAGCCTGGGCGAAATCACCGCCTTGACGGCCGCCGGAGTCTTCGATTTCGAGACCGGCCTCAGGGTCGTCGCCGAACGCGGCCGCCTCATGCAACAGGCCTGCGACCAGACCGTGGGCACCATGGCCAGTGTCATTGGCGAATCCCGGGAGGCGGTGGAGGCTCTCTGCGCCGATTTTGACGTGCAGGTCGCCAACCTCAATTGCCCGGGGCAGATCGTCATCTCTGGCGAGAAGGACAAGGTTCTGGCCGCGATTGAGGGCGGGCGGGAGCGGGGCTTCCGCCGGATCATCCAGCTCCAGGTGGCCGGGGCCTACCACAGCCGCCTCATGGAACCCGCCCGGGAGGCTTTCGGCGCCTTTCTGGCAACCGTCACGTTTTCCGAGCCACGATTCACCGTCCTGACCAATACGACCGGAGAGTCCGTCGGATCGGTAGACGCGATCCGCGAGGCTCTCATCCGCCAGGTGGTTTCGCCGGTTCTCTGGGAGGACTGCATGAACACCGCCGCCCGCAGCGGAGTTGACCTTTTCTGGGAACTGGGCACCGGTGCGGTATTGTCGGGACTGGCCCGCCGCACCAATCGAGCCTGGATCACCCGCTCATTTTCCGAATTTTCCGACCTGGCTTCCTGA
- the lepB gene encoding signal peptidase I produces the protein MLDYFSENGRMRRNARNWLHLADKVFHFRRDILNETEVAALNQERFRLRKKLKGRANASELKLSIESLEHCLRQSGGTFYPKSTTVEYVEFFLVAAILFLGIRAFILQPFKIPTNSMWPSFYGMTGEVFQTVDDEPNVLMKALRFGALGASPRRVDAPVEGEIRLPIVGNSNGLQIYFRTVTGRRWLILPTVLKEYSIFVGEEIATVRVPWDFQLEPILSEAWFGNAEGLTEHLQAQLSRRNAREAFLKNRDGKGSVRVISVPIGREIKKGERLLSFDILTGDQLFVDRLSYHFIKPKVGDGFVFRTRNIAGLARDGVPDDKYYIKRLVGVPGDTLEVRSPVLLHNGEPISGSRAFELNARQESRYRGYEARGLLEPGQTLTVPEKSFFAMGDNSYNSLDGRIWGFVPEGDVVGRPLFIYYPFTRRWGPTR, from the coding sequence ATGCTCGACTATTTCTCCGAAAACGGCCGGATGCGCCGCAACGCACGCAACTGGCTCCATCTGGCCGACAAGGTCTTCCATTTCCGGCGCGATATCCTGAATGAAACCGAGGTGGCCGCCCTCAACCAGGAGCGGTTCCGCCTGCGCAAGAAACTCAAGGGCCGGGCCAATGCCAGCGAGCTGAAGCTGTCGATTGAAAGCCTTGAGCACTGCCTGCGCCAATCCGGAGGCACCTTCTACCCGAAATCGACCACCGTCGAGTACGTCGAGTTCTTCCTCGTCGCGGCCATTCTCTTTCTCGGCATTCGGGCCTTCATTCTGCAGCCGTTCAAGATCCCCACCAATTCGATGTGGCCGTCCTTTTACGGAATGACCGGGGAGGTGTTCCAGACGGTGGACGACGAACCCAATGTGCTGATGAAGGCCCTGCGTTTCGGGGCACTGGGGGCCAGTCCCCGAAGGGTGGACGCACCCGTGGAAGGCGAGATCCGCCTGCCCATTGTCGGGAATTCCAACGGCCTGCAGATTTATTTCCGGACCGTCACCGGCCGACGCTGGTTGATTCTCCCGACCGTTCTCAAGGAATATTCCATCTTTGTGGGCGAAGAAATCGCCACCGTGCGGGTACCGTGGGATTTCCAATTGGAACCGATCCTTTCCGAAGCCTGGTTCGGCAATGCCGAGGGGCTGACCGAACACCTGCAGGCCCAGCTGAGCAGGCGCAACGCCCGGGAGGCTTTTCTCAAGAACAGGGACGGAAAGGGTTCGGTCCGGGTCATCTCGGTCCCGATCGGGCGGGAAATCAAGAAGGGCGAGCGGCTCCTGTCATTCGATATCCTGACAGGTGACCAGCTCTTCGTCGATCGCCTCAGCTACCATTTCATCAAACCCAAAGTCGGTGACGGATTTGTCTTCCGCACCCGCAACATTGCTGGACTGGCCCGCGACGGAGTGCCGGACGACAAGTACTACATCAAGCGCCTGGTGGGCGTCCCCGGTGACACTCTGGAGGTCCGGTCGCCGGTCCTCCTGCACAATGGCGAACCGATCTCCGGCTCCCGGGCGTTCGAACTCAACGCCAGACAGGAGTCGCGTTACCGGGGTTATGAAGCCCGCGGTCTTCTTGAACCGGGCCAGACCCTGACCGTTCCGGAGAAAAGTTTCTTCGCCATGGGCGACAACTCCTACAACAGTCTGGACGGCCGGATCTGGGGATTCGTGCCGGAAGGTGACGTGGTGGGCCGCCCATTGTTCATTTACTATCCGTTTACCCGGCGTTGGGGTCCCACCCGGTGA
- a CDS encoding cation diffusion facilitator family transporter produces the protein MSHSGHHHSHATDEVSDAGLLGAVIVNAGLSFFEFVAGFFSGSVALMADALHNTNDAAALLIAYIARKISRKEADGQYTFGYRRAELIGAMIQLTALILVGCFLVFEAVKRFFAPEPLLGGWMMAAAGIALIVDLVTAWFLWSMAKGSLNVRAAFLHNLSDAGASVAVILGGAAVFWLAWNWVDSALTLLLAGYILVMSVGMLKRTASILMEGTPEGIDVAEVRSAVESIAGVSGIHHVHIWDLDEHVRALEAHVVVDEGSGIEAAETLKYRIKAMLEEDFSIGHSTIELETVASACLTKHL, from the coding sequence ATGAGTCATTCCGGGCACCATCACTCCCACGCGACGGACGAAGTCAGCGATGCCGGCCTTCTCGGGGCCGTCATCGTGAACGCCGGTCTGTCCTTCTTCGAGTTCGTCGCTGGATTCTTCTCGGGGAGTGTCGCCCTGATGGCTGACGCCCTCCACAATACAAATGATGCGGCTGCCTTGCTCATCGCCTACATTGCCCGGAAAATCTCCCGGAAAGAGGCCGACGGGCAGTACACCTTCGGCTACCGGCGGGCCGAGCTGATTGGAGCGATGATCCAGCTGACCGCCTTGATCCTGGTGGGGTGCTTTCTGGTCTTTGAGGCAGTCAAACGATTCTTCGCGCCGGAACCGCTGCTGGGCGGGTGGATGATGGCGGCGGCCGGCATCGCGCTGATCGTTGATCTGGTCACGGCTTGGTTTCTCTGGTCGATGGCAAAAGGAAGCCTCAATGTACGGGCGGCCTTTCTCCACAACCTGAGCGATGCCGGAGCATCCGTCGCGGTCATTCTCGGCGGAGCGGCGGTCTTCTGGCTGGCGTGGAATTGGGTGGATTCGGCCCTGACATTGCTGCTGGCGGGATACATTCTCGTGATGTCCGTGGGCATGCTGAAGCGCACGGCGTCGATTCTGATGGAAGGGACGCCGGAGGGGATCGATGTTGCCGAGGTCCGTTCGGCGGTCGAATCGATCGCTGGCGTATCGGGAATCCATCACGTCCACATTTGGGACCTGGATGAGCACGTCCGGGCGCTGGAGGCTCATGTCGTGGTGGATGAGGGCAGCGGGATCGAGGCGGCGGAGACCCTCAAGTACCGGATCAAGGCCATGCTGGAGGAAGATTTCTCCATTGGCCACAGCACGATCGAACTTGAAACTGTTGCGAGCGCCTGCCTGACCAAGCATCTGTGA
- the ruvA gene encoding Holliday junction branch migration protein RuvA, with protein MIVSIEGVLVSAGPLSAVIEVSGIGYEVNVPVTTAERLPQVGNRAKLHTHAVYREDSQTLFGFATSDERDFFRLMIEKVSGVGPKVALSIMSKLALPVLRSAIMNGDVGLLSKSPGIGKKTAERLVIELRDKTGLAGKDGAGPGQGGAAGSILPADSPGGRQRDAVLALTALGFKLADADKSVREAARRLGADASTEQLVKTALG; from the coding sequence ATGATCGTCAGCATCGAAGGAGTCCTTGTTTCCGCCGGTCCCCTCAGCGCGGTCATTGAAGTATCCGGAATTGGATACGAGGTGAATGTCCCGGTGACAACGGCCGAGCGTCTTCCCCAGGTGGGAAACCGCGCCAAGCTGCACACCCATGCGGTCTACCGGGAAGATTCCCAGACTCTTTTCGGATTTGCGACGTCGGACGAGCGCGATTTCTTTCGACTGATGATTGAGAAGGTCTCGGGAGTGGGACCGAAGGTGGCCTTGAGCATCATGAGCAAACTGGCACTCCCGGTTCTTCGCTCAGCCATCATGAACGGCGACGTCGGACTGCTTTCCAAGTCGCCGGGGATCGGCAAGAAAACCGCCGAACGCCTCGTCATCGAATTGCGAGACAAAACCGGTCTGGCCGGTAAGGACGGGGCGGGTCCCGGACAGGGCGGTGCCGCGGGCTCGATTCTCCCGGCGGATTCCCCGGGAGGAAGGCAGCGCGACGCAGTCCTGGCGCTGACCGCTCTGGGATTCAAGCTGGCCGATGCGGACAAGTCCGTTCGGGAGGCAGCCCGTCGACTGGGTGCCGACGCCAGCACCGAGCAATTAGTCAAGACAGCCCTGGGCTGA
- the dapA gene encoding 4-hydroxy-tetrahydrodipicolinate synthase produces MSGPTFTGTLTALITPLRDQAVAFDDLEKVVHQQIAAGISALVPCGTTGESPTLDHDEHIDVVRAVVAATQRRVPVIAGTGSNSTREAVRLTRLAHECGVDGVLQVAPYYNKPSQEGLFQHFSAVARETDKPIILYSIPSRCGIEIAVSTVERLREAHPHINHIKEAGGSCDRVDQLRQRLGDAMTILSGDDSLTLPFLSIGAKGVISVASNVFPEEIQMKVQSFLKGDLKTALALQHRFQPLFKALFCEPNPVPVKAAMHHLGMISSAEVRPPLCAMSAENRALLLGALEALS; encoded by the coding sequence ATGAGCGGCCCCACCTTTACCGGAACCCTGACCGCCCTGATCACCCCTCTCCGGGATCAGGCGGTCGCATTTGACGATCTCGAGAAGGTCGTCCATCAACAGATTGCGGCCGGGATTTCCGCGCTCGTGCCCTGTGGGACAACCGGCGAATCCCCCACCCTCGACCACGATGAGCACATCGATGTCGTGCGCGCAGTCGTGGCCGCCACCCAGCGGCGAGTTCCGGTCATCGCCGGAACCGGATCCAATTCGACCCGTGAAGCCGTCCGCCTGACCCGACTCGCGCACGAATGCGGGGTCGATGGTGTCCTCCAGGTGGCCCCCTACTACAACAAGCCGAGTCAGGAAGGGCTCTTCCAGCACTTCTCGGCGGTCGCTCGGGAGACCGACAAGCCGATCATTCTTTATTCCATCCCTTCACGCTGCGGGATCGAGATCGCCGTCTCGACCGTCGAGCGCCTGCGGGAAGCCCATCCACATATCAACCATATCAAGGAAGCGGGTGGATCCTGCGACCGGGTGGATCAGCTCCGCCAGCGCCTGGGCGACGCCATGACCATCCTGAGCGGCGACGACAGCCTGACCCTTCCGTTTCTATCGATCGGAGCGAAGGGTGTGATCAGCGTCGCCTCCAATGTTTTCCCCGAAGAAATCCAGATGAAGGTACAGTCCTTTCTCAAAGGTGACCTCAAGACCGCCCTCGCCCTTCAGCACCGATTCCAACCTCTCTTCAAGGCGCTTTTCTGCGAGCCCAATCCGGTTCCGGTCAAGGCGGCCATGCACCATCTGGGCATGATCTCCTCAGCCGAGGTCCGTCCTCCTCTCTGTGCCATGAGCGCGGAAAATCGCGCCCTGCTCCTCGGGGCATTGGAAGCGCTCAGCTGA
- the lepA gene encoding translation elongation factor 4: MLITKKRNFCIIAHVDHGKTTLSDRLLEYTNTVAKRVMKEQYLDSMDLERERGITIKSHPVSMLYPAKDGEIYQLNLMDTPGHVDFSYEVSRSLAACEGVLLLVDAAQGVEAQTVANAHLAFGLNLKVIPVINKIDLPSANLDLCTRQLEDILAIPSEEAILASGKSGIGIEDILEAVVSRLPEPRWSDHSSTRVLIFDSVYDAFRGVIIYVRVFSGSIGSGEQIVMMSDNSRTEVKEVGVFTPAMQKVDRLEAGDVGYLVCNIKNLGDIRIGDTITTARNPATEMLPGYKEVRPMVFTGLYPLDTNDYEKLKAGLARLRLNDAAFVYQQESSVALGFGFRCGFLGLLHMEIIQERIRREYDVDIISTYPSVIYKVQLHGGGEVEVDNPINLPDPSSIAGILEPTIKATIHMPNECLGDMLGLVMDKRGTVDHTETLDAQRLMLICTLPLNEILVDFNDRLKSMTRGYGSMDYELGEYQPSNLTRMDILVNGDPVDAFASIVHRDKAAAKGRDICERLAEIIPPHMFKIAVQAAIGGQIVARDNVRAMRKDVTAKCYGGDITRKRKLLEKQKEGKRKMKQVGRISIPPDAFIQVLKNN; this comes from the coding sequence ATGCTCATCACGAAGAAACGCAATTTCTGCATCATCGCCCACGTCGATCACGGGAAGACCACGCTCTCGGATCGATTGCTTGAGTACACCAATACGGTGGCCAAGCGGGTCATGAAAGAGCAGTATCTCGACTCGATGGACCTGGAGCGGGAGAGAGGGATCACCATCAAGAGCCATCCCGTCTCGATGCTCTATCCGGCCAAAGACGGCGAAATCTATCAGCTCAACCTGATGGATACGCCCGGGCATGTGGATTTTTCCTACGAGGTCAGCCGCAGTCTGGCCGCCTGCGAGGGGGTCCTTCTCCTGGTGGACGCGGCCCAGGGCGTCGAGGCCCAGACCGTGGCCAACGCCCATCTCGCTTTCGGCCTGAACCTGAAGGTGATCCCGGTCATCAACAAGATCGACCTGCCCAGCGCGAATCTCGATCTCTGCACCCGCCAGCTGGAGGACATCCTCGCGATCCCCTCGGAGGAAGCGATCCTCGCCAGTGGAAAGAGCGGGATCGGGATCGAAGACATCCTCGAGGCCGTTGTCAGCCGGTTGCCCGAGCCCCGCTGGTCGGACCATTCCTCGACCCGGGTTCTCATCTTTGACTCGGTCTACGACGCCTTCCGGGGGGTCATCATTTACGTCCGGGTCTTCTCCGGCTCGATCGGTTCCGGAGAACAGATCGTCATGATGAGCGACAATTCCCGGACCGAGGTCAAGGAGGTCGGGGTCTTCACTCCGGCCATGCAGAAGGTGGACCGGCTCGAGGCCGGGGACGTCGGCTACCTCGTCTGCAACATCAAGAACCTCGGCGATATCCGGATCGGCGATACGATCACCACCGCCCGCAATCCCGCGACGGAGATGCTGCCAGGTTACAAGGAGGTCCGTCCGATGGTCTTCACCGGGCTCTACCCCTTGGATACCAACGACTACGAGAAGCTCAAGGCGGGGCTGGCCCGGCTGCGGCTCAATGACGCCGCCTTCGTCTACCAGCAGGAATCGTCCGTCGCCCTCGGTTTCGGCTTCCGCTGCGGCTTTCTCGGCCTGCTTCACATGGAGATCATCCAGGAGCGGATCCGGCGGGAGTACGATGTCGACATCATTTCCACGTATCCAAGTGTTATTTACAAGGTGCAGCTGCATGGGGGAGGGGAGGTCGAGGTCGACAACCCGATCAACCTGCCCGATCCCAGCTCGATCGCGGGCATCCTCGAGCCGACAATCAAGGCAACCATCCACATGCCCAACGAATGCCTCGGCGACATGCTGGGCCTGGTCATGGACAAGCGCGGCACGGTCGATCATACCGAGACCCTCGATGCCCAGCGGCTCATGCTCATCTGCACGTTGCCGTTGAACGAAATCCTCGTCGATTTCAACGACCGGTTGAAAAGCATGACCCGGGGATACGGCTCGATGGATTATGAGCTGGGCGAATACCAGCCCTCGAATCTCACCCGGATGGACATTCTGGTGAACGGCGATCCGGTCGACGCCTTTGCGTCGATCGTTCATCGCGACAAGGCTGCGGCCAAGGGACGTGATATCTGCGAGCGCCTGGCCGAGATCATTCCGCCGCACATGTTCAAGATTGCCGTCCAGGCCGCCATCGGCGGTCAGATCGTCGCCCGGGACAACGTCCGGGCCATGCGCAAGGACGTCACCGCCAAGTGCTACGGCGGCGACATCACTCGGAAACGGAAGTTGCTCGAAAAACAGAAAGAGGGTAAACGGAAGATGAAGCAGGTCGGCCGGATATCCATCCCTCCGGATGCCTTCATCCAGGTACTGAAGAACAATTGA